A region of Lichenibacterium dinghuense DNA encodes the following proteins:
- a CDS encoding FGGY-family carbohydrate kinase translates to MADGFLIGLDFGSETARGVLVDVRSGAVVAAHTHPYRHGILSSALPDGTALPPGWALQDADDYEEAAAAILGALGRGRQVRGIGLGFTASSPLPTTAEGTPLSRLHPGTPHAYVKLWKHAAAQEQADRIGAGAGHLLADVGGRLSSNSLLAKAAELAEGAPALWAEAARFVEAADWLVWRLIGVESRSAAFAAYKGCWREGAGYPADLVPGLGGKLGPVRAVGAAAGALTPAWRERTGLVGEAAVAVPVIDSHMAVPAAGAVEAGTLVAALGTSAVYLLLDGVGVPLPQGIEGRAFGGVVPGFWCHEAGQAAFGDVLGWFVRAFPRGANVEASFAAYEAKAAALPPGGSGVVALDWWNGNRVPHGDARLSGLFAGLTLRTTGADLYRALVESLCFGARAILDRFVAGGVPVERVVMTSGLSLASPLLMQTMADVLGRAIAVPRMPQLTAVGGAIHAAVASGAAADYPEAARRFGARDVLTYRPDPAARDRIETLYRAYRALGEADATRDALLALHAAPA, encoded by the coding sequence ATGGCGGACGGCTTCCTCATCGGGCTCGACTTCGGCAGCGAGACGGCGCGGGGCGTCCTCGTCGACGTCCGCTCGGGCGCCGTCGTGGCGGCCCACACGCATCCCTACCGGCACGGCATCCTGTCCTCCGCCCTGCCGGACGGCACGGCCCTGCCGCCGGGCTGGGCGCTGCAGGACGCCGACGACTACGAGGAGGCCGCAGCCGCGATCCTCGGCGCGCTCGGGCGGGGTCGGCAGGTGCGCGGCATTGGGCTCGGATTCACGGCCAGCTCGCCCCTGCCGACGACGGCCGAAGGAACGCCCCTGTCGCGCCTCCACCCCGGCACGCCGCACGCCTACGTCAAACTGTGGAAGCACGCGGCCGCGCAGGAGCAGGCCGACCGCATCGGCGCCGGAGCCGGACACCTCCTCGCGGACGTCGGCGGGCGCCTCTCGTCGAACAGCCTGCTCGCCAAGGCGGCCGAGCTGGCCGAGGGCGCGCCCGCGCTCTGGGCCGAGGCCGCGCGCTTCGTCGAGGCGGCGGACTGGCTCGTTTGGCGCCTGATCGGCGTGGAATCGCGCAGCGCCGCCTTCGCGGCCTACAAGGGCTGCTGGCGCGAGGGCGCCGGCTACCCCGCCGACCTCGTGCCGGGCCTCGGCGGCAAGCTCGGGCCGGTGCGGGCCGTCGGCGCCGCGGCGGGCGCGCTGACGCCGGCCTGGCGCGAGCGCACCGGCCTCGTCGGCGAGGCCGCCGTGGCGGTGCCGGTGATCGACAGCCACATGGCCGTGCCGGCCGCCGGCGCGGTCGAGGCCGGCACGCTGGTCGCGGCGCTCGGCACCTCGGCGGTCTACCTGCTGCTCGACGGCGTGGGCGTCCCCCTGCCGCAGGGCATCGAGGGCCGGGCCTTCGGCGGCGTCGTGCCCGGCTTCTGGTGCCACGAGGCCGGGCAGGCGGCCTTCGGCGACGTGCTCGGCTGGTTCGTACGCGCCTTCCCGCGCGGCGCCAATGTCGAGGCTAGCTTCGCCGCCTACGAGGCGAAAGCGGCGGCGCTGCCGCCCGGCGGCTCCGGCGTGGTGGCGCTCGACTGGTGGAACGGCAACCGCGTGCCGCACGGCGACGCCCGGCTGAGCGGGCTCTTCGCCGGCCTCACGCTGCGGACCACGGGCGCGGACCTCTACCGGGCGCTCGTCGAGTCGCTGTGCTTCGGCGCGCGCGCGATCCTCGACCGGTTCGTCGCGGGCGGGGTGCCGGTCGAGCGCGTTGTGATGACGAGCGGCCTGTCGCTGGCGAGCCCGCTGCTGATGCAGACCATGGCCGACGTGCTCGGCCGCGCCATCGCGGTGCCGCGGATGCCGCAGCTCACGGCGGTGGGCGGCGCGATCCACGCCGCCGTCGCGTCCGGCGCCGCCGCGGACTACCCCGAGGCGGCGCGCCGCTTCGGCGCGCGGGACGTGCTCACCTACCGTCCCGATCCGGCCGCGCGGGATCGCATCGAGACGCTCTACCGTGCCTACCGCGCGCTCGGCGAGGCCGACGCGACGCGCGACGCCCTGCTGGCGCTCCACGCCGCACCGGCCTGA
- a CDS encoding SDR family NAD(P)-dependent oxidoreductase yields MYLEKSDLGGRTAFITGGGRGIGLASAQALAEAGARVVIADRDPALLEEGRAALAAAGHDVAAVLLDVTRSADVERAAAESEARHGGVDILVANAGIALPDRGAEDMPDELWLRVIDVNLHGAFWCCRAFGRAMLGRGRGAIVTMGSMSGLISNRPQRQAHYNASKAAVHHLTRSLAGEWAARGVRVNAVAPTYVDTPMSAPSFGDSDLYPVWMENTPMGRPARGDEIASAVLFLASDAASAITGTVLNVDCGYTIW; encoded by the coding sequence ATGTACCTGGAGAAGAGCGACCTCGGAGGCCGAACGGCCTTCATCACCGGCGGCGGGCGCGGCATCGGCCTCGCCTCGGCGCAGGCCCTGGCCGAGGCCGGCGCGCGCGTGGTGATCGCGGACCGCGACCCCGCGCTGCTGGAGGAGGGCCGTGCCGCGCTCGCGGCCGCCGGCCACGACGTCGCGGCCGTGCTGCTCGACGTGACGCGGTCCGCGGACGTCGAGCGCGCCGCGGCGGAGAGCGAGGCGCGCCACGGCGGCGTCGACATCCTGGTCGCCAACGCCGGGATCGCCCTGCCCGATCGCGGCGCCGAGGACATGCCGGACGAGCTCTGGCTGCGGGTGATCGACGTCAACCTCCACGGCGCCTTCTGGTGCTGCCGCGCCTTCGGCCGCGCCATGCTGGGGCGGGGCCGGGGCGCCATCGTCACCATGGGGTCGATGTCGGGGCTGATCTCCAACAGGCCGCAGCGGCAGGCGCACTACAATGCCTCGAAGGCGGCGGTGCATCACCTCACGCGGTCGCTCGCGGGCGAGTGGGCGGCGCGCGGGGTGCGGGTCAACGCGGTGGCGCCCACCTACGTCGACACGCCCATGTCGGCGCCGAGCTTCGGCGACTCGGACCTTTATCCCGTGTGGATGGAGAACACGCCGATGGGGCGCCCGGCGCGCGGGGACGAGATCGCCTCCGCCGTGCTGTTCCTCGCCAGCGACGCGGCGAGCGCCATCACGGGCACGGTGCTCAACGTGGACTGCGGCTACACGATCTGGTGA
- a CDS encoding D-amino-acid transaminase — protein sequence MQRVIFVDGAFVPAAEARVSVMDRGFLFADGVYEVSAVLGGSLVDNDAHLARLHRSLAEIGISDPHPAAEWRRLQEELVRRNGLDQGSVYIQVTRGAAERDFGFAEDLAPTVVMFTQAKDILGLAVRRTGAAVVTVPDLRWARRDIKSTGLLAQVLAKRDARAAGAHEALMVEDGFVTEGGSSSLLIVTRDGRLVTRPLSRAVLPGITRLAAMRLAAEEGLAVEERPVSVEEAIGAAEVLLSSATTFVVPVVSIDGRPVSDGAPGPLARRLMELYVAEARLAAERGPR from the coding sequence ATGCAACGTGTCATCTTCGTCGACGGCGCCTTCGTCCCGGCCGCCGAAGCCCGCGTGTCCGTGATGGACCGGGGCTTCCTCTTCGCCGACGGCGTCTACGAGGTGTCGGCGGTGCTGGGCGGCTCGCTCGTCGACAACGACGCGCACCTGGCGCGCCTCCATCGATCGCTCGCCGAGATCGGCATCTCCGACCCGCATCCCGCGGCGGAGTGGCGTCGGCTGCAGGAGGAGCTGGTCCGGCGCAACGGCCTCGATCAGGGCTCGGTCTACATCCAGGTGACGCGCGGCGCGGCGGAGCGGGACTTCGGCTTCGCCGAGGACCTCGCCCCCACGGTGGTGATGTTCACGCAGGCCAAGGACATCCTCGGGCTGGCCGTCCGGCGCACGGGCGCCGCCGTCGTCACCGTGCCGGACCTGCGCTGGGCGCGGCGCGACATCAAGTCGACCGGGCTGCTCGCCCAGGTGCTGGCCAAGCGCGACGCCCGCGCGGCCGGCGCCCACGAGGCGCTGATGGTCGAGGACGGCTTCGTCACGGAGGGCGGCTCCTCCTCGCTGCTGATCGTCACGCGAGACGGGCGCCTCGTCACGCGGCCGCTGTCCCGTGCCGTGCTGCCCGGCATCACCCGCCTCGCGGCGATGCGCCTCGCCGCCGAGGAGGGCCTCGCCGTCGAGGAGCGGCCCGTGTCGGTCGAGGAGGCGATCGGCGCCGCCGAGGTGCTGCTCTCCAGCGCCACGACCTTCGTCGTGCCGGTCGTGTCGATCGACGGTCGCCCGGTCAGCGACGGCGCGCCGGGGCCGCTCGCGCGGCGGCTGATGGAGCTCTACGTCGCGGAAGCGCGCCTTGCGGCGGAGCGGGGCCCGCGCTAG
- a CDS encoding YifB family Mg chelatase-like AAA ATPase, whose amino-acid sequence MVVRIATVAFEGIEARPVDVQVQITNGTVVFNVVGLGDKAVAESRERVRSALTASGLALPAKRITVNLAPADLPKEGSHYDLPIALGVMAAIGAIPPDALGGFTVLGELALDGSISAVSGVLPAAVAANAAGHGLICPATCGPEAAWASRDLDVLAPRSLIQLANHFKGTQLMARPEPAMRAPGADLPDLRDVKGQESAKRALEIAAAGGHNLLFNGPPGSGKSMLAARLPSILPPMTPRELLDVSMIHSVAGALAGGALTDRRPFRAPHHSASMPALVGGGTGARPGEVSLAHNGVLFLDELPEFATPVLDSLRQPLETGEVSIARANHRVTYPARFQLVAAMNPCRCGLATEPGYACKRQPNERCMAQYQARLSGPLLDRIDLHLEVPAVSAADLILPPPPEGSAEVAARVARARERQVRRYADLGLPHVSTNAAAPANVIETVAAVDAGGAEFVRAMADQLRLSARGFHRVLKLARTLADLDGERGVGRAQLAEALSYRPQADRRARALA is encoded by the coding sequence ATGGTCGTGCGGATTGCGACGGTCGCGTTCGAGGGCATCGAGGCCCGGCCCGTGGACGTCCAGGTGCAGATCACCAACGGCACCGTGGTGTTTAACGTCGTCGGCCTCGGCGACAAGGCTGTGGCCGAATCGCGCGAGCGGGTCCGATCGGCCCTCACCGCCTCGGGCCTGGCGCTGCCGGCCAAGCGCATCACCGTGAACCTGGCTCCGGCCGACCTCCCCAAGGAGGGCAGCCACTACGACCTGCCCATCGCGCTCGGCGTCATGGCGGCCATCGGCGCCATCCCGCCGGACGCGCTCGGCGGCTTCACGGTGCTGGGTGAACTCGCGCTCGACGGGTCGATCTCGGCCGTGTCGGGCGTGCTGCCGGCCGCCGTCGCCGCGAACGCTGCCGGACACGGGCTGATCTGCCCCGCGACCTGCGGCCCCGAGGCCGCCTGGGCCAGCCGCGACCTCGACGTGCTGGCGCCGCGCTCGCTGATCCAGCTCGCCAACCACTTCAAGGGCACGCAGCTCATGGCGCGGCCCGAGCCCGCCATGCGGGCGCCCGGCGCCGACCTGCCGGACCTGCGCGATGTGAAGGGCCAGGAGAGCGCCAAGCGCGCGCTGGAGATCGCGGCCGCCGGCGGCCACAACCTCCTCTTCAACGGGCCGCCCGGCTCCGGCAAGTCGATGCTGGCGGCGCGCCTCCCCTCCATCCTGCCGCCGATGACGCCGCGCGAGCTGCTCGACGTGTCGATGATCCACTCGGTCGCGGGCGCGCTGGCGGGCGGCGCGCTGACGGACCGGCGGCCGTTCCGCGCACCCCACCACTCCGCCTCCATGCCGGCGCTGGTCGGCGGCGGCACGGGGGCGCGGCCCGGCGAGGTGTCGCTGGCCCACAACGGCGTGCTCTTTCTCGACGAGCTGCCCGAATTCGCGACGCCGGTGCTCGACTCGCTGCGCCAGCCGCTGGAGACCGGCGAGGTGTCGATCGCGCGGGCCAACCACCGCGTCACCTATCCGGCCCGCTTCCAGCTCGTCGCCGCCATGAACCCGTGCCGCTGCGGCCTCGCCACCGAGCCGGGCTATGCCTGCAAGCGCCAGCCGAACGAGCGCTGCATGGCGCAGTATCAGGCGCGGCTCTCCGGCCCGCTGCTCGATCGCATCGACCTGCACCTGGAGGTGCCGGCCGTCTCGGCGGCCGACCTGATCCTGCCGCCGCCGCCCGAGGGCTCGGCCGAGGTGGCGGCGCGCGTGGCGCGCGCCCGCGAGCGGCAGGTGCGGCGCTACGCCGACCTCGGCCTGCCGCATGTCTCCACCAACGCGGCGGCGCCCGCCAACGTCATCGAGACCGTGGCGGCGGTGGACGCGGGCGGCGCGGAGTTCGTGCGCGCCATGGCGGACCAGCTCCGCCTGTCGGCGCGCGGCTTCCACCGCGTGCTCAAGCTCGCCCGCACCCTGGCGGACCTCGACGGCGAGAGGGGCGTCGGCCGCGCGCAGCTCGCCGAGGCTCTGTCCTATCGGCCGCAGGCGGACCGGCGCGCGCGGGCGCTGGCGTGA
- a CDS encoding MerR family transcriptional regulator: MVDAAARERLLTVTELAAELGVTPRAVRFYEDKGLIDPARVGLTRVYGPRERARMLLILRGKRLGFSLAEIGRFLDLYAVDPRHLEQKRALLAGVRKRIAELEGMRVSLDRTLEELHAIAAQAEGEIAREA, encoded by the coding sequence GTGGTTGACGCCGCGGCGCGCGAGCGGCTCCTCACCGTGACGGAGCTGGCCGCCGAGCTCGGGGTCACGCCCCGCGCGGTGCGGTTCTACGAGGACAAGGGCCTGATCGACCCAGCGCGCGTGGGCCTCACGCGCGTCTACGGCCCGCGCGAGCGGGCGCGCATGCTGCTGATCCTGCGCGGCAAGCGCCTCGGCTTCAGCCTGGCCGAGATCGGGCGCTTCCTGGACCTCTACGCCGTCGACCCGCGGCATTTGGAGCAGAAGCGCGCGCTGCTCGCCGGGGTGCGCAAGCGCATCGCCGAGCTGGAAGGGATGCGGGTGTCGCTCGACCGCACGCTGGAGGAGTTGCACGCCATCGCGGCGCAGGCCGAGGGCGAGATCGCGCGCGAGGCGTGA
- a CDS encoding PaaI family thioesterase: protein MSDDAPDGFRALEVTEARAEGYNPIRFHARRIGAALALGFRVGPEHLNPGGRCHGGVLASFCDVQLAFAVLHDTPDLHTTILPTVNLALDYLAAVPRGAWVQGIGGTISVTRNLAVAQCIVTADGVPAVRCSGTFKVGGARVTGIDTGAWLRAQVDASAGG, encoded by the coding sequence TTGAGTGACGACGCGCCGGACGGCTTCCGCGCCCTGGAGGTCACCGAGGCACGGGCGGAAGGCTACAACCCGATCCGCTTCCACGCGCGGCGGATCGGCGCTGCGCTCGCGCTCGGCTTCCGCGTCGGCCCCGAGCACCTGAATCCCGGCGGGCGCTGCCACGGCGGCGTTCTGGCGAGCTTCTGCGACGTGCAGCTAGCCTTCGCGGTGCTGCACGACACGCCGGACCTCCACACGACCATCCTGCCGACCGTCAACCTCGCCCTCGACTACCTCGCGGCCGTGCCGCGCGGCGCCTGGGTGCAGGGGATCGGCGGAACGATCTCGGTGACGCGCAACCTGGCGGTGGCGCAGTGCATCGTCACCGCCGACGGCGTGCCCGCCGTGCGCTGCTCGGGGACGTTCAAGGTCGGCGGTGCGCGGGTGACCGGCATCGACACGGGGGCGTGGCTGCGCGCCCAGGTGGATGCTTCGGCCGGTGGTTGA
- a CDS encoding acyl-CoA dehydrogenase C-terminal domain-containing protein — translation MQVYRAPLRDMRFVLHELHGLDRITALPAFADATGDVVDGVLDEAARMAEEVILPLNASGDLEGCALENGVVRTPKGFREAYGTFQRAGWPSLAGAPEFGGQGLPECVNKLVEEMICAANLSFSLYPGLTHGAVKALESHGSDELKARFLPKLTEGTWAGAMALTEAHCGTDLGLMRTRAVPTEDGAYRISGSKIFISAGEHDLTENIVHLVLARLPDAPPGIKGISMFLVPKLLPTEDGRPGARNGVICTGLEHKMGLKASATCQITYEEAKGWLVGAPHRGMQAMFTMMNEERLGVGIQGLGVASVAYQSAAAYAKERLQGRALSGPKRLDLPADPILVHPDVRRMLMTMRVNAEACRAVGVWVAQAVDLSKHGADPAERRDAEDFTALMTPVVKALFTDLGYEMASLGVQVYGGHGYIRDHGVEQFVRDARIAMLYEGTNGIQALDLVGRKMPAHMGRLLRPFFHPIADYVEAKRGHGAVAPLVTGLERAFGMLQLATGQIAASGLKDPEEAGAAATDYLRLMGLVAMSYMLTRSAEIAAARVEAGEDADGFYAAKLAGARFFNDRVLPQASALFLAIKSGKASTMALDEALF, via the coding sequence ATGCAGGTCTACCGCGCTCCGCTGCGCGACATGCGCTTCGTGCTCCACGAGCTCCACGGGCTCGACCGGATCACCGCCCTGCCGGCCTTCGCCGACGCCACCGGGGACGTCGTCGACGGCGTGCTCGACGAGGCGGCCCGCATGGCCGAGGAGGTCATCCTGCCCCTCAACGCGTCCGGCGACCTCGAGGGCTGCGCGCTGGAAAACGGCGTCGTCCGCACGCCGAAGGGGTTTCGGGAGGCCTACGGCACGTTCCAGCGCGCCGGCTGGCCGAGCCTCGCGGGGGCGCCGGAGTTCGGCGGCCAGGGCCTGCCGGAATGCGTCAACAAGCTCGTCGAGGAGATGATCTGCGCCGCCAACCTGTCGTTCAGCCTCTACCCCGGCCTGACCCACGGTGCCGTGAAGGCGCTGGAATCGCACGGCTCGGACGAGCTGAAGGCACGCTTCCTGCCGAAGCTGACCGAGGGTACCTGGGCCGGCGCGATGGCGCTGACCGAGGCCCATTGTGGGACCGACCTCGGCCTCATGCGCACGCGCGCGGTGCCGACGGAGGACGGCGCCTACCGCATCTCCGGCTCCAAGATCTTCATCTCGGCGGGCGAGCACGACCTCACCGAGAACATCGTCCACCTGGTGCTGGCCCGCCTGCCCGACGCGCCGCCCGGCATCAAGGGCATCAGCATGTTCCTGGTCCCGAAGCTCCTGCCGACCGAGGACGGCCGCCCCGGCGCGCGCAACGGCGTGATCTGCACCGGCCTCGAGCACAAGATGGGCCTCAAGGCCTCGGCGACCTGCCAGATCACCTACGAGGAGGCGAAGGGCTGGCTCGTCGGCGCCCCCCACCGCGGCATGCAGGCCATGTTCACCATGATGAACGAGGAGCGGCTCGGCGTCGGGATCCAGGGCCTCGGCGTGGCCTCGGTGGCCTACCAGTCCGCCGCCGCCTATGCGAAGGAGCGCCTCCAGGGCCGCGCGCTGTCCGGCCCGAAGCGGCTGGACTTGCCGGCCGACCCGATCCTCGTCCACCCGGACGTGCGCCGCATGCTGATGACCATGCGGGTCAACGCGGAGGCCTGCCGGGCCGTGGGCGTGTGGGTGGCGCAGGCCGTCGACCTGTCGAAGCACGGCGCCGACCCGGCCGAGCGCCGCGACGCGGAGGACTTCACCGCCCTGATGACGCCGGTCGTCAAGGCCCTCTTCACCGACCTCGGCTACGAGATGGCGAGCCTCGGCGTGCAGGTCTACGGCGGCCACGGCTACATCCGCGACCACGGCGTCGAGCAGTTCGTGCGCGACGCCCGCATCGCCATGCTCTACGAGGGCACCAACGGCATCCAGGCGCTGGACCTCGTCGGCCGCAAGATGCCGGCCCACATGGGCCGCCTGCTGCGCCCCTTCTTCCACCCCATCGCGGACTACGTCGAGGCGAAGCGCGGCCACGGCGCCGTCGCGCCGCTGGTGACGGGGCTCGAGCGCGCCTTCGGCATGCTGCAGCTCGCCACCGGCCAGATCGCCGCTTCCGGCTTGAAGGATCCCGAGGAGGCCGGCGCCGCCGCGACCGACTACCTGCGCCTGATGGGCCTCGTCGCGATGAGCTACATGCTCACGCGCTCGGCCGAGATCGCGGCCGCCAGGGTCGAGGCCGGGGAGGACGCGGACGGGTTCTACGCCGCCAAGCTCGCCGGCGCGCGCTTCTTCAACGACCGCGTGCTGCCGCAGGCCTCGGCGCTGTTCCTCGCCATCAAGTCCGGCAAGGCCTCCACCATGGCGCTCGACGAGGCGCTGTTTTGA
- a CDS encoding 3-hydroxyacyl-CoA dehydrogenase/enoyl-CoA hydratase family protein, which translates to MPPAPIRKVCVIGAGVMGAGIAAQVANAGVPVLLLDIVPKGAADRNALAAGAVARMLKTDPAPFMSPASAKLVEVGNIEDDLGRAADCDWIVEAVIERLDLKQALYRRLAGLHRPGTAVSSNTSTIPLASLLAGLPDAFARDFLITHFFNPPRYMRLLEVVPGPTTDPGLLKRVSAFCDHALGKSIVRCKDTPGFIANRIGTYWLQRGVNAAMDAGLTVEEADAVMGRPFGIPKTGVFGLLDLVGLDLMPHIDASMKALLSAEDAFVTGHRDNPLLTRMIGEGYTGRKGKGGFYRIDRTRGKLRESIGLVTGVYEPSTAAKLPEAAAKDMRALVASDDKYGRYAWAVMGDVLSYAASLVPAISDDVAGVDAAMRLGFNWKQGPFEILDRLGPAAVAARLERDGKPVPALLRAVGDRTFYRVEGGALQFFGVDGDYHALERAEGVLLLEDVKRRAKPVLRNGSAALWDVGDGVACFEIATKMNSFDEGVLKLLGEAVATMRERFKALVLYSDATNFSAGANLGQALFACNIAAWGEVDKLIVAGQRAFKALKYAPFPVVGAPAGLALGGGCEILLHCDAVQAHAETYTGLVECGVGLLPGWGGCGEMIQRWASSPKMPRGPMPAVAKVFETVSTAKVSKSAAEARSMMVLREGDGITFNRDRLLADAKARALAMADGYVPPAKPEFRLPGAAGRTGMMMAAQGYRAQGLATEHDMTVAGRLATVLSGGEADPVDTLGEDDLLKLERREFLALIKTRPTLERIEHTLTTGKPLRN; encoded by the coding sequence GTGCCCCCCGCCCCCATCCGCAAGGTCTGCGTCATCGGCGCCGGCGTCATGGGCGCGGGCATCGCCGCGCAGGTCGCCAACGCGGGCGTGCCGGTGCTGCTCCTCGACATCGTGCCGAAAGGCGCCGCCGACCGGAACGCCCTCGCCGCGGGTGCCGTGGCCCGCATGCTGAAGACCGACCCGGCGCCCTTCATGTCCCCCGCCTCGGCGAAGCTCGTCGAGGTGGGCAACATTGAGGACGACCTCGGCCGCGCCGCGGATTGCGACTGGATCGTCGAGGCGGTGATCGAGCGCCTCGACCTGAAGCAGGCGCTCTACCGGCGCTTGGCCGGACTGCACCGGCCCGGCACGGCGGTGAGCTCCAACACCTCGACGATCCCGCTGGCGTCGCTGCTCGCCGGGCTGCCGGACGCTTTCGCGCGCGACTTCCTGATCACCCATTTCTTCAACCCGCCGCGCTACATGCGCCTGCTGGAGGTCGTGCCCGGCCCGACCACCGATCCCGGGCTCCTGAAGCGCGTCTCCGCCTTCTGCGACCACGCCCTCGGCAAGAGCATCGTGAGGTGCAAGGACACGCCGGGCTTCATCGCCAACCGCATCGGCACCTACTGGCTCCAGCGCGGCGTCAACGCCGCCATGGACGCGGGCCTGACCGTGGAGGAGGCCGATGCCGTGATGGGCCGGCCGTTCGGCATCCCAAAGACGGGCGTCTTCGGCCTGCTCGACCTCGTCGGCCTCGACCTCATGCCGCACATCGACGCTTCCATGAAGGCGCTGCTGTCCGCCGAGGACGCCTTTGTGACGGGCCACCGCGACAATCCGCTGCTGACGCGGATGATCGGCGAGGGCTACACGGGCCGAAAGGGCAAGGGCGGCTTCTACCGCATCGACCGGACGCGGGGAAAGCTGCGCGAGTCGATCGGCCTCGTCACCGGCGTCTACGAGCCCTCCACGGCGGCGAAGCTGCCCGAGGCGGCCGCGAAGGACATGCGGGCGCTCGTCGCGTCGGACGACAAGTACGGTCGCTACGCCTGGGCCGTGATGGGCGACGTGCTGAGCTACGCCGCAAGCCTCGTGCCGGCCATCTCGGACGACGTCGCCGGCGTCGACGCCGCCATGCGGCTCGGCTTCAACTGGAAGCAGGGCCCGTTCGAGATCCTCGACCGGCTCGGCCCCGCCGCCGTGGCGGCGCGCCTCGAACGCGACGGCAAGCCCGTGCCGGCGCTGCTGCGCGCCGTCGGCGACCGCACATTCTACCGCGTCGAGGGGGGCGCGCTGCAGTTCTTCGGCGTGGACGGCGACTACCATGCGCTGGAGCGCGCCGAGGGCGTGCTGCTGCTAGAGGACGTCAAGCGCCGGGCCAAGCCCGTGCTGAGGAACGGCTCGGCGGCGCTCTGGGACGTCGGCGACGGCGTCGCCTGTTTCGAGATCGCGACCAAGATGAACAGCTTCGACGAGGGCGTGCTGAAGCTGCTCGGCGAGGCGGTGGCGACGATGCGCGAGCGCTTCAAGGCCCTGGTGCTCTACTCCGACGCCACCAACTTCTCGGCCGGCGCCAACCTCGGGCAGGCGCTGTTCGCCTGCAACATCGCGGCCTGGGGGGAGGTCGACAAGCTGATCGTGGCGGGGCAGCGGGCCTTCAAGGCGCTGAAATACGCGCCCTTCCCCGTCGTGGGCGCGCCCGCGGGCCTCGCGCTCGGCGGCGGCTGCGAGATCCTGCTCCACTGCGACGCCGTGCAGGCCCACGCCGAAACCTACACGGGGCTCGTCGAATGCGGCGTCGGGCTGCTGCCCGGCTGGGGCGGCTGCGGCGAGATGATCCAGCGCTGGGCCTCGTCGCCGAAGATGCCGCGCGGGCCCATGCCGGCGGTCGCCAAGGTCTTCGAGACCGTCTCGACCGCGAAAGTGTCGAAGTCGGCCGCCGAGGCGCGGAGCATGATGGTGCTGCGGGAGGGCGACGGCATAACCTTCAACCGCGACCGGCTGCTCGCCGACGCCAAGGCGCGCGCGCTGGCCATGGCGGACGGCTACGTGCCGCCCGCGAAGCCGGAGTTCCGCCTGCCGGGCGCGGCGGGCCGGACCGGGATGATGATGGCCGCGCAGGGCTACCGCGCCCAGGGCCTCGCCACCGAGCACGACATGACCGTGGCGGGGCGGCTCGCCACCGTGCTCAGCGGCGGCGAGGCCGACCCGGTCGACACGCTGGGCGAGGACGACCTCCTCAAGCTGGAGCGCCGCGAGTTCCTGGCGCTGATCAAGACCCGCCCCACGCTGGAGCGGATCGAGCACACGCTGACGACCGGCAAGCCGCTCCGCAACTGA